One Vigna unguiculata cultivar IT97K-499-35 chromosome 7, ASM411807v1, whole genome shotgun sequence genomic region harbors:
- the LOC114191222 gene encoding uncharacterized protein LOC114191222, whose translation MIAWSVELSEFGLKYEPRGSVKGQHLADFAAELNRLTHPSGQTWVLFVDGSSDKRNAGAGIVIEGPGGFTVEHSLQFKFKASNNQAEYEALIVRLRLAKDLGAMRLKCNTDSKLVVGQVQGEYQDKDDLLLQYYHKVVEAMKEFEEITIHHIPRAENAKADRLSKLAEGKEKGQLKTVIRQILMRPSAGECAAADRSADWMWEVRELLRRCDAGEEVKPMERQRALRFVVIGEDLYKRGFTAPLLNCLSGEEAEYVMNEVHNGICGMHTGRRTMEARILRAGYYWPTMEQDCEVMICKCEGCQAHGNDIKRAPTELHSLTAPWPFAQWGMDIVGPFPVGRAQKKFILVAVDYFTKWVEVEALANITARQVHSFVWQNIVCRFGLPHTIITDNGRQFIDKKLKDFYKQVGIRHVTSSIEHPQTNGQAEAMNKVIVAELKKRLGEAKRAWVDELP comes from the coding sequence ATGATTGCCTGGTCGGTCGAATTATCTGAGTTCGGCCTCAAGTATGAACCAAGAGGATCTGTCAAAGGACAGCATTTGGCAGATTTCGCAGCCGAACTCAATAGACTGACCCATCCGTCGGGGCAAACGTGGGTTCTCTTCGTTGACGGGTCATCGGACAAACGCAATGCTGGAGCAGGAATCGTCATTGAAGGACCGGGCGGCTTCACGGTTGAGCACTCCCTACAGTTCAAGTTTAAAGCATCGAACAACCAAGCAGAGTATGAAGCGCTAATTGTTAGGCTAAGGCTAGCGAAGGACTTGGGCGCAATGAGATTAAAGTGCAACACAGATTCGAAGCTCGTGGTCGGGCAGGTGCAGGGGGAATATCAGGATAAGGATGACCTGTTGCTGCAGTACTATCACAAGGTGGTTGAGGCCATGAAGGAGTTTGAAGAAATTACCATCCACCATATCCCCCGAGCGGAAAATGCCAAAGCCGATAGGCTATCCAAACTAGCagaaggaaaagagaagggACAGCTGAAAACCGTCATAAGGCAAATCCTGATGAGACCCTCAGCAGGAGAATGCGCAGCAGCAGACCGGTCGGCAGATTGGATGTGGGAGGTGCGAGAACTCCTGAGAAGGTGTGACGCGGGAGAAGAAGTAAAACCGATGGAGAGACAACGAGCACTCCGATTTGTTGTCATTGGAGAAGATCTATATAAGAGGGGCTTCACAGCGCCGCTCCTCAATTGCCTATCGGGAGAAGAAGCCGAGTATGTCATGAACGAAGTCCACAATGGCATTTGCGGTATGCACACCGGTCGGAGAACGATGGAAGCAAGGATACTCCGGGCGGGTTATTATTGGCCGACCATGGAACAGGACTGCGAAGTCATGATATGCAAATGCGAAGGTTGTCAAGCCCATGGAAACGACATTAAGAGGGCTCCGACCGAGCTACATAGCCTGACAGCCCCTTGGCCGTTCGCACAGTGGGGTATGGACATCGTTGGGCCTTTCCCTGTCGGCCGAGCGCAAAAGAAGTTCATACTGGTCGCGGTGGACTATTTCACCAAATGGGTCGAAGTAGAGGCCCTGGCCAACATCACCGCTCGGCAGGTGCATTCGTTCGTTTGGCAAAACATTGTCTGCCGCTTCGGCCTTCCCCACACCATCATCACCGACAACGGCCGTCAGTTTATCGACAAGAAGCTAAAGGACTTTTATAAGCAAGTGGGGATACGCCACGTAACCAGCTCGATCGAGCATCCCCAGACCAATGGCCAGGCGGAGGCCATGAACAAGGTCATAGTGGCGGAGTTGAAGAAAAGGTTGGGGGAAGCCAAGAGAGCATGGGTGGATGAACTGCCGTAG